One Cervus elaphus chromosome 27, mCerEla1.1, whole genome shotgun sequence genomic region harbors:
- the LOC122684865 gene encoding ubiquitin-conjugating enzyme E2 D3-like, whose translation MGPSDSPCQGGVFFLTINFPFKPSKVAFTTRIYHPNINSNHSFTFTFLQSQWSPVLTISKVLLSICSWLCDPGPDDPLVPEAAGIFKADRDKCNRTS comes from the exons ATGGGACCTAGTGACAGCCCGTGTCAAGGTGGTGTATTCTTTTTAACAATCAATTTTCCCTTCAAACCATCTAAGGTTGCATTTACTACAAGAATTTATCATCCAAATATAAACAGTAATCACAGCTTTAC tttcacttttctgcaatCACAGTGGTCGCCTGTTTTAACTATTTCCAAGGTTCTTCTATCCATTTGTTCATGGCTATGTGATCCAGGCCCAGATGACCCCCTAGTGCCAGAGGCTGCAGGGATCTTTAAAGCAGACAGAGATAAGTGCAACAGAACGTCTTGA